One segment of Panicum virgatum strain AP13 chromosome 1K, P.virgatum_v5, whole genome shotgun sequence DNA contains the following:
- the LOC120692517 gene encoding U-box domain-containing protein 34-like — MASGGGPPPAVAVAVAVRPGGRGSRLAARWVAAGLPDDGRAAAVAVVHVIPPLSYVPSPTGERVPVALVGREPAEAYARDRRARAEEALLPFRHLGCGRANVTVSARARRPASNPQSTNKKKKSRQFQRRRDVVAQVETVVVEGDGVAAALLRYARDSGVRSLVLGSGSFRWFRRVLSIPDVPGTVIQATQNSCNVFVVSKRRLIMKLARYPQTSEPNANLRIEAISHETFEQSHRSLLFDNFADDEAHSDAFSHAHSSHSASNLVPSSESSEQVASESSVANAAGTEGSKNYDSLSSLGEAPCATSNSSQECQSIDEVAKLRKELQDTLVVYDKACVELVNAKKKIQVLSTECSEEARKVEHALEWEEALKQTVADEKAKQLEALDQVERARRSFTREAYSRHKAEMATGMISEDRAQIVDAILSKSRTCRRYSEQDIQLATDNFSEARKIGEGGYGNVYRCTLDHTEVAAKVIQQDSIDRTDEFLKEVEILSQLRHPNLVLLIGFCPEIGCVVYEYLKNGSLEDQLFNHSNGRQPLHWFLRIQIIFEVSCGLAFLHARTPEPIVHRDLKPANILLDRSFAGKIGDVGFAKLLSDLVPDWQTEYRETVVAGTLYYMDPEYQQTGTLRPKSDVFALGVIMLQLLTGRRPNGLIVSAENAVRNGRVRDIRDKSQSDWPGEGAEMFAKLGLKCTALKCRDRPDLESEVLPELDEILHRVTSAAAVRLRSPKLSVPSHFICPITQELMEDPHVAADGHTYEHYAIRAWLKRHKTSPVTRGKLPNSSVIPNHSLRAAIQQWKSQLPARTNPRSWRQVHFSP, encoded by the exons ATGGCCTCGGGCggcggcccgccgccggccgtggccgtggccgtggccgtgcgccccggcggccgcggcagccgcctcgccgcgcggtGGGTCGCCGCGGGGCTCCCAGacgacggccgcgccgccgccgtcgccgtcgtccacGTCATCCCCCCGCTCTCCTACGTGCCCTCCCCCA cgggggAGAGGGTGCCGGTGGCGCTGGTCGGGCGGGAGCCGGCGGAGGCGTACGCCCGGgaccggcgcgcgcgcgcggaggaggcgctCCTCCCGTTCCGCCACCTCGGCTGCGGCCGCGCCAACGTCACGGTGAGTGCTCGCGCACGCCGGCCGGCTTCGAATCCACAATCCActaacaagaagaagaaaagccgGCAATTTCAGCGCCGCCGTGATGTGGTTGCGCAggtggagacggtggtggtggaaggcgacggcgtggcggcggcgctgctgcggtACGCGCGCGACTCCGGCGTACGGAGCCTCGTGCTCGGCTCGGGGTCCTTCCGCTGGTTCCGGAG GGTGTTGAGCATCCCAGATGTCCCCGGCACTGTCATTCAGGCAACGCAGAATTCATGCAATGTATTCGTCGTGTCCAAACGGAGACTCATTATGAAACTCGCAAGATATCCTCAAACCAGCG AGCCTAACGCAAACCTGAGGATTGAGGCGATCAGTCATGAAACATTTGAACAATCACATAGGAGTCTGCTGTTTGACAACTTTGCTGATGATGAGGCGCATTCTGATGCATTCTCCCATGCCCACAGCTCACATAGTGCTTCTAATCTCGTTCCAAGCTCAGAAAGTTCAGAACAAGTTGCTTCAGAAAGTTCAGTAGCAAACGCCGCAGGAACAGAAGGAAGTAAAAACTACGATTCTCTTAGTTCCTTGGGGGAAGCTCCTTGTGCTACTTCAAACTCAAGCCAAGAG TGCCAATCTATAGATGAAGTGGCGAAACTAAGGAAGGAGCTGCAGGATACCTTAGTAGTGTATGATAAAGCTTGTGTAGAACTTGTCAATGCTAAGAAAAAG ATTCAGGTGCTTTCTACTGAGTGTTCCGAAGAGGCAAGGAAGGTGGAGCACGCACTGGAATGGGAGGAAGCTTTGAAGCAGACGGTGGCAGACGAGAAGGCGAAACAGCTAGAGGCCCTCGACCAGGTTGAGCGCGCGAGAAGATCATTCACCCGAGAGGCCTATTCGAGGCACAAGGCAGAAATGGCTACAGGCATGATCTCCGAGGACAGGGCGCAGATCGTCGACGCTATTCTGTCCAAGAGCAGAACTTGCAGGAGGTACTCGGAGCAGGATATACAGCTTGCCACTGATAACTTCTCTGAAGCCAGGAAGATTGGTGAGGGAGGCTACGGGAACGTGTATAGGTGCACGCTGGATCACACTGAAGTAGCTGCCAAGGTCATTCAGCAAGATTCCATCGACAGAACTGATGAATTCTTGAAGGAG GTTGAGATTCTCAGCCAGCTTCGCCACCCCAACCTGGTTCTGCTGATCGGTTTCTGCCCAGAGATCGGCTGCGTCGTGTACGAATACCTGAAGAATGGGAGCCTAGAAGACCAGCTCTTCAACCACAGCAATGGCCGCCAGCCGCTGCACTGGTTCCTCCGGATCCAGATCATCTTCgaggtgtcctgcgggctcgcCTTCCTGCACGCAAGAACCCCGGAGCCCATCGTGCACCGCGACCTGAAGCCGGCCAACATCCTGCTGGACAGGAGCTTCGCCGGCAAGATCGGCGACGTCGGCTTCGCCAAGCTCCTCTCCGACCTCGTGCCAGACTGGCAGACGGAgtacagggagacggtggtcgCCGGCACCCTGTACTACATGGACCCCGAGTACCAGCAGACCGGGACCCTCCGGCCCAAGTCCGACGTGTTCGCTCTCGGAGTGATCATGCTGCAGCTCCTCACCGGCCGGCGCCCCAACGGGCTCATCGTGAGCGCGGAGAATGCGGTGAGGAACGGGAGGGTTCGTGATATCCGCGACAAATCTCAGAGCGATTGGCCGGGTGAGGGGGCGGAGATGTTTGCCAAGCTCGGGTTGAAATGCACGGCCCTGAAGTGCAGGGACAGGCCTGATCTCGAGTCGGAGGTGCTGCCGGAGCTCGACGAGATCCTGCACAGGGTGACCTCTGCAGCTGCTGTCAGGTTGAGGAGTCCGAAACTGAGTGTGCCGAGCCACTTCATCTGCCCTATAACACAG GAGCTGATGGAGGATCCGCATGTCGCTGCCGATGGCCACACCTACGAGCACTACGCGATCAGAGCTTGGCTCAAGAGGCACAAGACATCGCCTGTTACGAGGGGCAAGCTCCCGAACTCGTCCGTCATCCCGAACCATTCGCTGCGTGCCGCCATACAGCAGTGGAAGTCGCAGTTACCAGCTCGGACGAACCCAAGAAGTTGGAGACAGGTTCATTTCTCTCCTTGA